In Cryptomeria japonica chromosome 10, Sugi_1.0, whole genome shotgun sequence, a genomic segment contains:
- the LOC131078957 gene encoding uncharacterized protein LOC131078957 has protein sequence MEDCKPTDHIPTQDQIPPTAIPEETTEEAEANLSPTPKTEEKEEQKSLFESKNPNSHTPTFQSPPTEHSEDTCNLPYQSHSSCACGGTQSGPNRITLGFSPPSNYRPIRAPALLTPPNTQAIVSAPVPQAVKVPLLSPPYAFQVPVKRISSPADIEHFTTSDSGKTFLGFVVLLSEAIRGRKISDYCSESQVVKFIVGILDEMAGWVDEIPPVQQPARYGNPAYRVWYEKMEQEGFVFMVRVLGQDFREASGEIFPYFADSFGNSLRIDYGTGHETNFAAWLFCLARLGILKENDYQAVVSRVFVKYLGLMRKLQTTYLLEPAGSHGVWGLDDYHFLPFVFGSSQLVNHKYMKPKSIHNEDILENFSNEYLYLSCVAFVKKMKKGPLAEHSPMIDDISGVPNWGKVNSGMLKMYKAEVLEKVPIMQHFLFGSIIKWD, from the coding sequence ATGGAGGACTGCAAGCCTACAGATCACATTCCAACCCAAGATCAAATCCCTCCCACAGCAATCCCGGAGGAGACAACAGAAGAAGCAGAAGCAAATTTGTCACCAACACCAAAAACAGAAGAAAAAGAGGAGCAAAAATCATTATTCGAGTCGAAAAACCCTAATTCACATACCCCCACATTTCAATCCCCTCCTACCGAACATTCGGAGGACACGTGCAATCTCCCTTATCAATCACATTCATCCTGTGCCTGCGGAGGCACTCAAAGCGGCCCGAACAGGATCACGTTAGGGTTCTCCCCGCCCTCAAATTATAGGCCCATAAGGGCGCCCGCCCTCTTGACGCCCCCCAACACGCAGGCCATTGTATCTGCCCCAGTTCCGCAAGCCGTAAAAGTCCCGCTCTTATCCCCTCCCTACGCCTTCCAAGTCCCAGTTAAAAGAATCTCAAGCCCTGCCGACATAGAACACTTCACCACTTCCGATTCCGGAAAAACATTCCTAGGGTTTGTAGTCTTGCTCAGTGAAGCGATCCGTGGACGCAAAATCTCAGATTACTGCTCCGAATCCCAGGTTGTGAAGTTCATTGTCGGAATACTTGATGAAATGGCGGGTTGGGTTGACGAAATACCGCCCGTGCAGCAGCCTGCCCGGTATGGTAACCCTGCATATAGAGTATGGTATGAAAAAATGGAACAAGAAGGCTTTGTATTCATGGTTAGGGTTTTGGGTCAAGATTTTCGCGAGGCATCTGGTGAAATTTTTCCTTATTTTGCCGATAGCTTTGGAAATTCATTGAGAATTGATTACGGCACAGGCCATGAAACGAATTTTGCCGCGTGGCTGTTTTGTCTCGCTAGATtgggaattttgaaagaaaatgactATCAAGCTGTGGTTTCCAGGGTATTTGTGAAGTATTTAGGGCTTATGAGGAAATTGCAGACGACTTATCTTTTGGAGCCTGCGGGATCCCATGGGGTTTGGGGGTTGGATGATTACCATTTTCTGCCTTTCGTTTTTGGGTCGTCTCAGCTGGTGAATCATAAGTATATGAAACCCAAGTCTATACACAATGAGGACATTTTGGAAAATTTTTCGAATGAGTATCTTTATCTTTCGTGTGTGGCTTttgtgaagaagatgaagaagggtCCTTTGGCTGAACATTCGCCCATGATTGATGATATTAGTGGTGTGCCGAATTGGGGCAAGGTGAATAGTGGGATGCTCAAGATGTACAAAGCCGAGGTGCTGGAGAAGGTGCCTATCATGCAACACTTCTTGTTCGGATCAATTATTAAATG